In Mugil cephalus isolate CIBA_MC_2020 chromosome 20, CIBA_Mcephalus_1.1, whole genome shotgun sequence, the following are encoded in one genomic region:
- the mcrip1 gene encoding mapk-regulated corepressor-interacting protein 1, protein MTSSSAPRIVNSYKRTSSPRSPTNSGDLFTPAHEENVRFINDTWQCVLRDIRSTPNSERNDRGPQEYVEKNPNPNLHSFTPVDLSDLKKRNTQDSKKS, encoded by the exons ATGACCAG CTCATCTGCTCCCAGGATCGTAAATAGTTACAAACGGACTTCGAGCCCTCGATCCCCTACTAACAGTGGGGATCTGTTCACCCCGGCACATGAAGAAAATGTGCGCTTTATAAATGACA CCTGGCAGTGTGTGCTCAGAGACATCAGATCAACACCAAACAGTGAACGGAATGACCGTGGACCACAGGAATATGTTGAGAAGAACCCAAACCCTAACCTACATT cTTTCACGCCAGTCGACCTGAGTGACCTCAAAAAGCGCAACACACAGGACTCCAAGAAGTCCTAG
- the ppp1r27a gene encoding protein phosphatase 1 regulatory subunit 27: MKYNYHTPVSTYTGRSQYTPTYITPSHYTPSHYTPASAYTSTYASASKYKPTQYSTTSYTPSHYTPSYKAASTYVPSYSKASRASSTRRTQAQEKPAPVIPVVPAKRTVHFPNDIIFQDIVRRGDMEQIGRFMRARKVRVDTLFHSGMAALHEAVLTGNLEVVKLLVKYGADVHQRDEDGWTPLHMACSDGYPEIASYLLSMGASTEAENESGEKPADLIDPDCKELAQLFETGCV; this comes from the exons ATGAAGTACAACTATCACACACCCGTGTCCACGTACACCGGCAGGTCACAGTACACGCCGACGTACATCACGCCGAGCCACTACACGCCGTCACACTACACGCCAGCATCAGCGTACACGAGCACGTACGCCTCGGCCTCGAAGTACAAACCGACGCAGTACAGCACCACCTCCTACACCCCGTCCCACTACACGCCGTCCTACAAAGCTGCGTCCACGTACGTCCCGTCCTACAGCAAAGCTTCCCGGGCCAGTTCCACCCGTCGCACACAGGCTCAGGAGAAACCAGCGCCCGTCATCCCCGTCGTACCCGCAAAGAGGACGGTGCACTTCCCCAACGACATCATCTTCCAGGACATCGTCCGGCGAGGAGACATGGAGCAGATCGGCCGCTTCATGAGGGCGAGGAAGGTCCGCGTGGACACGCTCTTCCACTCAG GAATGGCGGCGCTGCACGAGGCCGTGCTGACCGGGAACCTGGAGGTGGTGAAGCTGCTGGTGAAGTACGGCGCCGACGTCCACCAGAGGGACGAGGACGGATGGACGCCGCTCCACATGGCCTGCAGCGATGGATACCCGGAGATCGCCAg TTATCTCCTGTCGATGGGAGCCAGCACTGAGGCAGAGAACGAGAGCGGAGAGAAGCCAGCAGACCTGATAGACCCGGACTGTAAAGAGCTGGCACAGCTGTTTGAAACCGgctgcgtttaa
- the pecam1a gene encoding platelet endothelial cell adhesion molecule isoform X4, with protein MSSRPPVLLLLLLTGLLLIWPCARGQSSWLIDTVGLSVLPSSTVQSGTTVRIRCRVIVSHSDSPDLTHTFQITRNGADVHTLDTTKDSVEYVLNQTRAADSGTYRCHVTVRGKQRTKDKSSTETKLNVIGLQTPTLHLDNPSPYENEEFKATCRAPGEKGSLLFRFYQRLKHREPQLIYEVMSSGNTVKTTLALSHIGEASLYCDCGIRLTSGTQRSNSSTEIQVLVRALNITPIMTVIPSTDVYEGDVLEVTCKVEYKAREGDNFELFLKKGGRILKSTNITILIHRLLVQENLSGELECKAERGNVQKETYIPITAKERFSKPRLTVWPEEIFEGDEFRVTCTVSINDTEKVTNMRTYLYVNGVKVADNASYSVTANAKTNGNYTCRAQPGVPLDTIIKESEAKVVKAKVPVSSPVLRVVGDTLVLGKQFQLLCHSQNGTLPITYILHGPNRETQIRNVNKPGEAVVFNTSAIFKSTDLSSFLCRARNSENRPTVVSGQQLLRSTTIIEPVSKPVLSVRPDVSGISEGNNVTLLCSLQRGSAPINFTWYNVENKRPLYSETSNKLEGTYRLNHVHRLQGGKYFCVSTNPAHEPKQSNAVTISVKLAAWKRGLIAVSCILFLLILLLVFAFKTRLLHFKRKRTGNLSVKSVGTKAERLSLTQAEVNEAANVTPGMMGKSIWSEHLSGSDSDEQNNPEKTEVQYAEVQARRADPNRVPERVDTATVYSEVRNSQQGAGGVRTAEL; from the exons ATGAGCTCCAgacctcccgtcctcctcctgctgctcctcaccGGCCTCCTGCTCATCT gGCCGTGTGCCAGGGGACAGTCGT CGTGGCTCATAGACACCGTCGGCCTCAGCGTCCTACCCAGCAGCACGGTGCAGAGCGGGACCACGGTGAGGATACGCTGCCGGGTCATCGTGAGCCACAGCGACAGCCCCGACCTGACCCACACTTTCCAGATCACACGGAACGGAGCCGACGTCCACACCCTGGACACCACCAAGGACTCGGTGGAATACGTGCTCAACCAGACCCGGGCGGCCGACTCTGGGACCTACAGGTGTCACGTCACAGTCAGGGGCAAGCAAAGGACGAAGGACAAATCCAGCACCGAGACGAAGCTCAACGTCATAG GTCTGCAGACCCCCACTCTGCATCTGGATAACCCGTCGCCGTATGAGAATGAGGAGTTCAAGGCCACCTGCAGAGCTCCAGGTGAGAAGGGGAGCCTCTTGTTCAGGTTCTACCAGAGATTGAAGCACAGAGAGCCTCAGCTGATATACGAGGTAATGTCCAGCGGCAACACGGTGAAGACCACGTTGGCCCTGAGTCACATCGGAGAGGCTTCTCTTTACTGCGACTGTGGGATCAGGTTGACTTCTGGGACTCAGCGCTCAAACAGCAGCACGGAGATTCAAGTGTTGGTCAGAG cgcTCAACATTACCCCGATCATGACCGTGATTCCCTCGACTGACGTCTACGAGGGGGATGTTCTTGAAGTGACCTGTAAAGTGGAGTACAAGGCGAGGGAGGGGGACAACTTCGAGTTGTTCCTGAAGAAGGGCGGCAGGATCCTCAAATCAACCAATATCACAATACTCATTCATCGGCTTCTCGTCCAGGAGAACCTCTCTGGGGAGCTCGAGTGCAAAGCAGAGCGGGGCAATGTGCAGAAGGAAACCTATATACCGATCACAGCCAAAG AGCGGTTTTCAAAGCCTCGACTGACTGTGTGGCCCGAGGAGATATTCGAAGGAGACGAGTTCAGAGTGACCTGCACCGTCTCCATTAACGACACAGAGAAAGTCACGAACATGAGAACCTACCTCTACGTAAATGGCGTCAAAGTCGCAGACAACGCGTCGTATTCCGTCACGGCAAACGCTAAAACGAACGGCAACTACACCTGCAGAGCTCAGCCTGGCGTTCCGCTGGACACAATCATTAAGGAGAGTGAAGCGAAGGTCGTTAAAGCCAAAG TTCCCGTTTCCAGTCCCGTGCTGAGGGTGGTCGGGGATACGCTGGTGTTGGGAAAACAGTTCCAGCTCCTCTGTCACAGTCAGAACGGCACCCTGCCCATCACGTACATCCTGCACGGCCCCAACAGGGAGACTCAGATCAGGAACGTGAACAAACCGGGGGAAGCGGTCGTCTTCAACACCTCGGCCATCTTCAAGAGCACGGACCTCAGCAGCTTCCTTTGCCGAGCTAGGAACAGCGAAAACAGGCCGACCGTCGTCTCCGGACAGCAGCTGCTACGTTCAACCACCATCATAG AGCCCGTGTCCAAACCGGTGCTGAGCGTCCGTCCCGACGTGTCGGGCATCTCTGAGGGGAACAACGTGACTCTCCTGTGCTCCCTCCAGAGAGGAAGCGCCCCCATCAACTTCACCTGGTACAACGTGGAGAATAAGCGCCCGCTCTACTCAGAGACGTCCAATAAACTGGAGGGAACCTACCGCTTAAACCACGTCCACAGGCTGCAGGGCGGGAAATACTTCTGCGTGAGCACGAACCCGGCACACGAACCGAAGCAGAGCAACGCCGTCACCATCTCAG TGAAGCTTGCAGCCTGGAAGAGAGGTCTCATCGCCGTCTCCTGCATCCTCTTCTTACTGATCTTGCTCCTGGTGTTTGCCTTCAAAACACGTCTCCTTCACTTCAAGAGGAAAAGAACTGGCAACCTGTCAGT GAAGTCGGTCGGCACAAAGGCCGAGCGGCTGAGCCTCACCCAGGCCGAGGTCAACGAGGCGGCCAACG tCACTCCCGGCATGATGGGGAAAAGCATCTGGAGTGAACATCTATCAGGCTCTG ACTCCGACGAGCAGAACAatccagagaaaacagaggtgCAGTACGCTGAGGTGCAGGCGAGACGGGCAGATCCTAACAGAG TTCCAGAAAGAGTGGACACGGCCACGGTCTACAGCGAAGTACGTAACTCCCAGCAAG GTGCCGGTGGAGTACGCACAGCTGAATTGTGA
- the pecam1a gene encoding platelet endothelial cell adhesion molecule isoform X1: MSSRPPVLLLLLLTGLLLIWPCARGQSSWLIDTVGLSVLPSSTVQSGTTVRIRCRVIVSHSDSPDLTHTFQITRNGADVHTLDTTKDSVEYVLNQTRAADSGTYRCHVTVRGKQRTKDKSSTETKLNVIGLQTPTLHLDNPSPYENEEFKATCRAPGEKGSLLFRFYQRLKHREPQLIYEVMSSGNTVKTTLALSHIGEASLYCDCGIRLTSGTQRSNSSTEIQVLVRALNITPIMTVIPSTDVYEGDVLEVTCKVEYKAREGDNFELFLKKGGRILKSTNITILIHRLLVQENLSGELECKAERGNVQKETYIPITAKERFSKPRLTVWPEEIFEGDEFRVTCTVSINDTEKVTNMRTYLYVNGVKVADNASYSVTANAKTNGNYTCRAQPGVPLDTIIKESEAKVVKAKVPVSSPVLRVVGDTLVLGKQFQLLCHSQNGTLPITYILHGPNRETQIRNVNKPGEAVVFNTSAIFKSTDLSSFLCRARNSENRPTVVSGQQLLRSTTIIEPVSKPVLSVRPDVSGISEGNNVTLLCSLQRGSAPINFTWYNVENKRPLYSETSNKLEGTYRLNHVHRLQGGKYFCVSTNPAHEPKQSNAVTISVKLAAWKRGLIAVSCILFLLILLLVFAFKTRLLHFKRKRTGNLSVKSVGTKAERLSLTQAEVNEAANVTPGMMGKSIWSEHLSGSDSDEQNNPEKTEVQYAEVQARRADPNRVPERVDTATVYSEVRNSQQGVPDPADSVPVEYAQLNCDADGHSDHGNHGIHGNHGDHDHGGNDGPAGEDESSGEVSVDVADQGE; the protein is encoded by the exons ATGAGCTCCAgacctcccgtcctcctcctgctgctcctcaccGGCCTCCTGCTCATCT gGCCGTGTGCCAGGGGACAGTCGT CGTGGCTCATAGACACCGTCGGCCTCAGCGTCCTACCCAGCAGCACGGTGCAGAGCGGGACCACGGTGAGGATACGCTGCCGGGTCATCGTGAGCCACAGCGACAGCCCCGACCTGACCCACACTTTCCAGATCACACGGAACGGAGCCGACGTCCACACCCTGGACACCACCAAGGACTCGGTGGAATACGTGCTCAACCAGACCCGGGCGGCCGACTCTGGGACCTACAGGTGTCACGTCACAGTCAGGGGCAAGCAAAGGACGAAGGACAAATCCAGCACCGAGACGAAGCTCAACGTCATAG GTCTGCAGACCCCCACTCTGCATCTGGATAACCCGTCGCCGTATGAGAATGAGGAGTTCAAGGCCACCTGCAGAGCTCCAGGTGAGAAGGGGAGCCTCTTGTTCAGGTTCTACCAGAGATTGAAGCACAGAGAGCCTCAGCTGATATACGAGGTAATGTCCAGCGGCAACACGGTGAAGACCACGTTGGCCCTGAGTCACATCGGAGAGGCTTCTCTTTACTGCGACTGTGGGATCAGGTTGACTTCTGGGACTCAGCGCTCAAACAGCAGCACGGAGATTCAAGTGTTGGTCAGAG cgcTCAACATTACCCCGATCATGACCGTGATTCCCTCGACTGACGTCTACGAGGGGGATGTTCTTGAAGTGACCTGTAAAGTGGAGTACAAGGCGAGGGAGGGGGACAACTTCGAGTTGTTCCTGAAGAAGGGCGGCAGGATCCTCAAATCAACCAATATCACAATACTCATTCATCGGCTTCTCGTCCAGGAGAACCTCTCTGGGGAGCTCGAGTGCAAAGCAGAGCGGGGCAATGTGCAGAAGGAAACCTATATACCGATCACAGCCAAAG AGCGGTTTTCAAAGCCTCGACTGACTGTGTGGCCCGAGGAGATATTCGAAGGAGACGAGTTCAGAGTGACCTGCACCGTCTCCATTAACGACACAGAGAAAGTCACGAACATGAGAACCTACCTCTACGTAAATGGCGTCAAAGTCGCAGACAACGCGTCGTATTCCGTCACGGCAAACGCTAAAACGAACGGCAACTACACCTGCAGAGCTCAGCCTGGCGTTCCGCTGGACACAATCATTAAGGAGAGTGAAGCGAAGGTCGTTAAAGCCAAAG TTCCCGTTTCCAGTCCCGTGCTGAGGGTGGTCGGGGATACGCTGGTGTTGGGAAAACAGTTCCAGCTCCTCTGTCACAGTCAGAACGGCACCCTGCCCATCACGTACATCCTGCACGGCCCCAACAGGGAGACTCAGATCAGGAACGTGAACAAACCGGGGGAAGCGGTCGTCTTCAACACCTCGGCCATCTTCAAGAGCACGGACCTCAGCAGCTTCCTTTGCCGAGCTAGGAACAGCGAAAACAGGCCGACCGTCGTCTCCGGACAGCAGCTGCTACGTTCAACCACCATCATAG AGCCCGTGTCCAAACCGGTGCTGAGCGTCCGTCCCGACGTGTCGGGCATCTCTGAGGGGAACAACGTGACTCTCCTGTGCTCCCTCCAGAGAGGAAGCGCCCCCATCAACTTCACCTGGTACAACGTGGAGAATAAGCGCCCGCTCTACTCAGAGACGTCCAATAAACTGGAGGGAACCTACCGCTTAAACCACGTCCACAGGCTGCAGGGCGGGAAATACTTCTGCGTGAGCACGAACCCGGCACACGAACCGAAGCAGAGCAACGCCGTCACCATCTCAG TGAAGCTTGCAGCCTGGAAGAGAGGTCTCATCGCCGTCTCCTGCATCCTCTTCTTACTGATCTTGCTCCTGGTGTTTGCCTTCAAAACACGTCTCCTTCACTTCAAGAGGAAAAGAACTGGCAACCTGTCAGT GAAGTCGGTCGGCACAAAGGCCGAGCGGCTGAGCCTCACCCAGGCCGAGGTCAACGAGGCGGCCAACG tCACTCCCGGCATGATGGGGAAAAGCATCTGGAGTGAACATCTATCAGGCTCTG ACTCCGACGAGCAGAACAatccagagaaaacagaggtgCAGTACGCTGAGGTGCAGGCGAGACGGGCAGATCCTAACAGAG TTCCAGAAAGAGTGGACACGGCCACGGTCTACAGCGAAGTACGTAACTCCCAGCAAG GTGTTCCAGATCCGGCCGATAGC GTGCCGGTGGAGTACGCACAGCTGAATTGTGACGCCGACGGCCACAGTGACCACGGTAACCACGGCATCCACGGTAACCACGGCGACCACGACCACGGCGGCAACGACGGACCCGCGGGAGAGGACGAAAGCAGCGGAGAGGTCAGCGTTGATGTCGCTGACCAGGGGGAGTGA
- the pecam1a gene encoding platelet endothelial cell adhesion molecule isoform X3, translating to MSSRPPVLLLLLLTGLLLIWPCARGQSSWLIDTVGLSVLPSSTVQSGTTVRIRCRVIVSHSDSPDLTHTFQITRNGADVHTLDTTKDSVEYVLNQTRAADSGTYRCHVTVRGKQRTKDKSSTETKLNVIGLQTPTLHLDNPSPYENEEFKATCRAPGEKGSLLFRFYQRLKHREPQLIYEVMSSGNTVKTTLALSHIGEASLYCDCGIRLTSGTQRSNSSTEIQVLVRALNITPIMTVIPSTDVYEGDVLEVTCKVEYKAREGDNFELFLKKGGRILKSTNITILIHRLLVQENLSGELECKAERGNVQKETYIPITAKERFSKPRLTVWPEEIFEGDEFRVTCTVSINDTEKVTNMRTYLYVNGVKVADNASYSVTANAKTNGNYTCRAQPGVPLDTIIKESEAKVVKAKVPVSSPVLRVVGDTLVLGKQFQLLCHSQNGTLPITYILHGPNRETQIRNVNKPGEAVVFNTSAIFKSTDLSSFLCRARNSENRPTVVSGQQLLRSTTIIEPVSKPVLSVRPDVSGISEGNNVTLLCSLQRGSAPINFTWYNVENKRPLYSETSNKLEGTYRLNHVHRLQGGKYFCVSTNPAHEPKQSNAVTISVKLAAWKRGLIAVSCILFLLILLLVFAFKTRLLHFKRKRTGNLSVKSVGTKAERLSLTQAEVNEAANVTPGMMGKSIWSEHLSGSDSDEQNNPEKTEVQYAEVQARRADPNRVPERVDTATVYSEVRNSQQGVPDPADSRDVSLTDTVE from the exons ATGAGCTCCAgacctcccgtcctcctcctgctgctcctcaccGGCCTCCTGCTCATCT gGCCGTGTGCCAGGGGACAGTCGT CGTGGCTCATAGACACCGTCGGCCTCAGCGTCCTACCCAGCAGCACGGTGCAGAGCGGGACCACGGTGAGGATACGCTGCCGGGTCATCGTGAGCCACAGCGACAGCCCCGACCTGACCCACACTTTCCAGATCACACGGAACGGAGCCGACGTCCACACCCTGGACACCACCAAGGACTCGGTGGAATACGTGCTCAACCAGACCCGGGCGGCCGACTCTGGGACCTACAGGTGTCACGTCACAGTCAGGGGCAAGCAAAGGACGAAGGACAAATCCAGCACCGAGACGAAGCTCAACGTCATAG GTCTGCAGACCCCCACTCTGCATCTGGATAACCCGTCGCCGTATGAGAATGAGGAGTTCAAGGCCACCTGCAGAGCTCCAGGTGAGAAGGGGAGCCTCTTGTTCAGGTTCTACCAGAGATTGAAGCACAGAGAGCCTCAGCTGATATACGAGGTAATGTCCAGCGGCAACACGGTGAAGACCACGTTGGCCCTGAGTCACATCGGAGAGGCTTCTCTTTACTGCGACTGTGGGATCAGGTTGACTTCTGGGACTCAGCGCTCAAACAGCAGCACGGAGATTCAAGTGTTGGTCAGAG cgcTCAACATTACCCCGATCATGACCGTGATTCCCTCGACTGACGTCTACGAGGGGGATGTTCTTGAAGTGACCTGTAAAGTGGAGTACAAGGCGAGGGAGGGGGACAACTTCGAGTTGTTCCTGAAGAAGGGCGGCAGGATCCTCAAATCAACCAATATCACAATACTCATTCATCGGCTTCTCGTCCAGGAGAACCTCTCTGGGGAGCTCGAGTGCAAAGCAGAGCGGGGCAATGTGCAGAAGGAAACCTATATACCGATCACAGCCAAAG AGCGGTTTTCAAAGCCTCGACTGACTGTGTGGCCCGAGGAGATATTCGAAGGAGACGAGTTCAGAGTGACCTGCACCGTCTCCATTAACGACACAGAGAAAGTCACGAACATGAGAACCTACCTCTACGTAAATGGCGTCAAAGTCGCAGACAACGCGTCGTATTCCGTCACGGCAAACGCTAAAACGAACGGCAACTACACCTGCAGAGCTCAGCCTGGCGTTCCGCTGGACACAATCATTAAGGAGAGTGAAGCGAAGGTCGTTAAAGCCAAAG TTCCCGTTTCCAGTCCCGTGCTGAGGGTGGTCGGGGATACGCTGGTGTTGGGAAAACAGTTCCAGCTCCTCTGTCACAGTCAGAACGGCACCCTGCCCATCACGTACATCCTGCACGGCCCCAACAGGGAGACTCAGATCAGGAACGTGAACAAACCGGGGGAAGCGGTCGTCTTCAACACCTCGGCCATCTTCAAGAGCACGGACCTCAGCAGCTTCCTTTGCCGAGCTAGGAACAGCGAAAACAGGCCGACCGTCGTCTCCGGACAGCAGCTGCTACGTTCAACCACCATCATAG AGCCCGTGTCCAAACCGGTGCTGAGCGTCCGTCCCGACGTGTCGGGCATCTCTGAGGGGAACAACGTGACTCTCCTGTGCTCCCTCCAGAGAGGAAGCGCCCCCATCAACTTCACCTGGTACAACGTGGAGAATAAGCGCCCGCTCTACTCAGAGACGTCCAATAAACTGGAGGGAACCTACCGCTTAAACCACGTCCACAGGCTGCAGGGCGGGAAATACTTCTGCGTGAGCACGAACCCGGCACACGAACCGAAGCAGAGCAACGCCGTCACCATCTCAG TGAAGCTTGCAGCCTGGAAGAGAGGTCTCATCGCCGTCTCCTGCATCCTCTTCTTACTGATCTTGCTCCTGGTGTTTGCCTTCAAAACACGTCTCCTTCACTTCAAGAGGAAAAGAACTGGCAACCTGTCAGT GAAGTCGGTCGGCACAAAGGCCGAGCGGCTGAGCCTCACCCAGGCCGAGGTCAACGAGGCGGCCAACG tCACTCCCGGCATGATGGGGAAAAGCATCTGGAGTGAACATCTATCAGGCTCTG ACTCCGACGAGCAGAACAatccagagaaaacagaggtgCAGTACGCTGAGGTGCAGGCGAGACGGGCAGATCCTAACAGAG TTCCAGAAAGAGTGGACACGGCCACGGTCTACAGCGAAGTACGTAACTCCCAGCAAG GTGTTCCAGATCCGGCCGATAGC AGAGACGTCTCGCTGACAGACACAGTAGAGTAA
- the pecam1a gene encoding platelet endothelial cell adhesion molecule isoform X2, which produces MSSRPPVLLLLLLTGLLLIWPCARGQSSWLIDTVGLSVLPSSTVQSGTTVRIRCRVIVSHSDSPDLTHTFQITRNGADVHTLDTTKDSVEYVLNQTRAADSGTYRCHVTVRGKQRTKDKSSTETKLNVIGLQTPTLHLDNPSPYENEEFKATCRAPGEKGSLLFRFYQRLKHREPQLIYEVMSSGNTVKTTLALSHIGEASLYCDCGIRLTSGTQRSNSSTEIQVLVRALNITPIMTVIPSTDVYEGDVLEVTCKVEYKAREGDNFELFLKKGGRILKSTNITILIHRLLVQENLSGELECKAERGNVQKETYIPITAKERFSKPRLTVWPEEIFEGDEFRVTCTVSINDTEKVTNMRTYLYVNGVKVADNASYSVTANAKTNGNYTCRAQPGVPLDTIIKESEAKVVKAKVPVSSPVLRVVGDTLVLGKQFQLLCHSQNGTLPITYILHGPNRETQIRNVNKPGEAVVFNTSAIFKSTDLSSFLCRARNSENRPTVVSGQQLLRSTTIIEPVSKPVLSVRPDVSGISEGNNVTLLCSLQRGSAPINFTWYNVENKRPLYSETSNKLEGTYRLNHVHRLQGGKYFCVSTNPAHEPKQSNAVTISVKLAAWKRGLIAVSCILFLLILLLVFAFKTRLLHFKRKRTGNLSVKSVGTKAERLSLTQAEVNEAANVTPGMMGKSIWSEHLSGSDSDEQNNPEKTEVQYAEVQARRADPNRVPERVDTATVYSEVRNSQQGVPDPADSVSSVTYTLRHKHCNRNEHSSMCCVFVQRDVSLTDTVE; this is translated from the exons ATGAGCTCCAgacctcccgtcctcctcctgctgctcctcaccGGCCTCCTGCTCATCT gGCCGTGTGCCAGGGGACAGTCGT CGTGGCTCATAGACACCGTCGGCCTCAGCGTCCTACCCAGCAGCACGGTGCAGAGCGGGACCACGGTGAGGATACGCTGCCGGGTCATCGTGAGCCACAGCGACAGCCCCGACCTGACCCACACTTTCCAGATCACACGGAACGGAGCCGACGTCCACACCCTGGACACCACCAAGGACTCGGTGGAATACGTGCTCAACCAGACCCGGGCGGCCGACTCTGGGACCTACAGGTGTCACGTCACAGTCAGGGGCAAGCAAAGGACGAAGGACAAATCCAGCACCGAGACGAAGCTCAACGTCATAG GTCTGCAGACCCCCACTCTGCATCTGGATAACCCGTCGCCGTATGAGAATGAGGAGTTCAAGGCCACCTGCAGAGCTCCAGGTGAGAAGGGGAGCCTCTTGTTCAGGTTCTACCAGAGATTGAAGCACAGAGAGCCTCAGCTGATATACGAGGTAATGTCCAGCGGCAACACGGTGAAGACCACGTTGGCCCTGAGTCACATCGGAGAGGCTTCTCTTTACTGCGACTGTGGGATCAGGTTGACTTCTGGGACTCAGCGCTCAAACAGCAGCACGGAGATTCAAGTGTTGGTCAGAG cgcTCAACATTACCCCGATCATGACCGTGATTCCCTCGACTGACGTCTACGAGGGGGATGTTCTTGAAGTGACCTGTAAAGTGGAGTACAAGGCGAGGGAGGGGGACAACTTCGAGTTGTTCCTGAAGAAGGGCGGCAGGATCCTCAAATCAACCAATATCACAATACTCATTCATCGGCTTCTCGTCCAGGAGAACCTCTCTGGGGAGCTCGAGTGCAAAGCAGAGCGGGGCAATGTGCAGAAGGAAACCTATATACCGATCACAGCCAAAG AGCGGTTTTCAAAGCCTCGACTGACTGTGTGGCCCGAGGAGATATTCGAAGGAGACGAGTTCAGAGTGACCTGCACCGTCTCCATTAACGACACAGAGAAAGTCACGAACATGAGAACCTACCTCTACGTAAATGGCGTCAAAGTCGCAGACAACGCGTCGTATTCCGTCACGGCAAACGCTAAAACGAACGGCAACTACACCTGCAGAGCTCAGCCTGGCGTTCCGCTGGACACAATCATTAAGGAGAGTGAAGCGAAGGTCGTTAAAGCCAAAG TTCCCGTTTCCAGTCCCGTGCTGAGGGTGGTCGGGGATACGCTGGTGTTGGGAAAACAGTTCCAGCTCCTCTGTCACAGTCAGAACGGCACCCTGCCCATCACGTACATCCTGCACGGCCCCAACAGGGAGACTCAGATCAGGAACGTGAACAAACCGGGGGAAGCGGTCGTCTTCAACACCTCGGCCATCTTCAAGAGCACGGACCTCAGCAGCTTCCTTTGCCGAGCTAGGAACAGCGAAAACAGGCCGACCGTCGTCTCCGGACAGCAGCTGCTACGTTCAACCACCATCATAG AGCCCGTGTCCAAACCGGTGCTGAGCGTCCGTCCCGACGTGTCGGGCATCTCTGAGGGGAACAACGTGACTCTCCTGTGCTCCCTCCAGAGAGGAAGCGCCCCCATCAACTTCACCTGGTACAACGTGGAGAATAAGCGCCCGCTCTACTCAGAGACGTCCAATAAACTGGAGGGAACCTACCGCTTAAACCACGTCCACAGGCTGCAGGGCGGGAAATACTTCTGCGTGAGCACGAACCCGGCACACGAACCGAAGCAGAGCAACGCCGTCACCATCTCAG TGAAGCTTGCAGCCTGGAAGAGAGGTCTCATCGCCGTCTCCTGCATCCTCTTCTTACTGATCTTGCTCCTGGTGTTTGCCTTCAAAACACGTCTCCTTCACTTCAAGAGGAAAAGAACTGGCAACCTGTCAGT GAAGTCGGTCGGCACAAAGGCCGAGCGGCTGAGCCTCACCCAGGCCGAGGTCAACGAGGCGGCCAACG tCACTCCCGGCATGATGGGGAAAAGCATCTGGAGTGAACATCTATCAGGCTCTG ACTCCGACGAGCAGAACAatccagagaaaacagaggtgCAGTACGCTGAGGTGCAGGCGAGACGGGCAGATCCTAACAGAG TTCCAGAAAGAGTGGACACGGCCACGGTCTACAGCGAAGTACGTAACTCCCAGCAAG GTGTTCCAGATCCGGCCGATAGCGTAAGTAGCGTCACGTACACACTGCGACACAAACACTGCAACAGGAACGAACACTCATCAatgtgttgtgtctttgtccaGAGAGACGTCTCGCTGACAGACACAGTAGAGTAA